Part of the Nitrosopumilus sp. genome, TAATCTTTTTTCCATTCAGGATATGCTCTTTTTGCTTTTCCCACCAAATCAAATACTTGATTTTTGTCCATTGACGAAAATGTTTTAATTTCTTCCCCTGTAGATGGATTTACCGTAGATATTTGACTCAAGAATATTTCGACAATATTCTCCTATTTATTCTAGTAACCTTGTTTTCAGATTTTCTATATAATATAATTTTAAAAATTTATCAAAAAGTTTGTTGCATATCTTTCTTAATTTCATCGATTTTTTTCTGATATGCTTTTTTTGACTTATCATTCTTTTTTAGATTTAATACATTTTGACATGATGGGCATTTGAACATTCCTTCTAATGCATTTTCAAATGTTACACGTGGGCAATCTTCATTTCCACAATGATAAAAATCTGATGCATTTTCATAGTCCAATCTTTGCTGCAATCTTTCTTCAATTTTCTTTTTTTGATTTTCAATAAAGTGTTCTACTTCTTCTCTTCTAGTTCTCCATCTGTAAACAAACCATCCCTTTCGTTCATCTTTTACTCTAATTCCAGTAATGAGTGATTTGCCAAATAGATCATACAGGACTTTTCTTACCATGTTAATTCTAAGTCCTGTGGAGCTAGCAATTTCTTCATCTGTAGCATCTTCAGCTTTTAGAAGAGATCTTGCCACTTTGAGATATTCATCTCCTCCAATCATTGAAGCAATTCTAACAAAAGGATCTTCGTATTTGTCTACCAACTCTAATGACTCCTAATTTTCTACTATTAATCCCTTGTTTCTTTTACTTGCACATTTTTGCCCTTTTTGGTAGGAATAATCTTTCTTTTTGCATTTGGAAATTCCTTCTCGAATTGTTTACCCATTTGTATACGATCTAAAAGAATTGCTAAAGCACTGATCTCTGAGTGAGGTTGACTTCCAACTCCTACGTTATAATCTGCCAAGTCATAAATCTCTCTTGGAACTTTTTCAGCCCCTACAACAACTAACAAATTTTCTTCTTTTCTAATCTCTTCTTGAATGTTGTTAACACTTTCACCATACATTGAAAGATGAACTATTTTGAATCCTTCTTCTTTTTTCTTTTTTACAATTGGTTTCCATTTTTCAATAAATTCAATTTCAAAATCCCCTCCCCATGTTTTGTTAATTTTTCCAATCGTATCTTTTATTTCTGGATTAATTTCTGTCATGTAAATTTTTTCCGCTCCAAATCCTCTTGAAACAAGTGCAACATGTGTTGTTACTCTATCATCTCTTACTAGGCGTTGTCCTATTCTAACTACTTCAATTATCAAATGATTTTTTCACCTCTTTCCAATTACCATTTTTTGGTTTATGAAAGTCCTGATTTTCAGTAATTTTTTTAATTAGTTCTTTTAATTGTTTGATATTTTTTCCGGTTTTTCCTGAAACTGAAATTACTTTTTTATTTTCAGTTAAATTAAGGAAATTAATTTTTCGTTCTATTTCTTCATTTTTTAACAAATCTGATTTATTTAAAGCAAAAACTACTTTATCTTGCTCCACCCCTAATTCACTTAACGTTCTCATGCAACTTGAAAATTTCTTTTTTAGTTCTGTAACTGAATCACTAATATCTACTACTAAAATAATTACATCCGTATGTGATAATTCTTCTAATGTTGATTTGAATGCATCAATCATATATGCAGGAAGTTTACTGATAAAACCAACAGTATCTGCTATTAAAAATGGTTCTTGATCAATAGTTAATCTTCGAGTTGTTGTAGTGAGTGTTGTAAACAATTCTTTACTCTGAGTTCTTGTTTCTCCTGTAGCTTTGTTAAACAGAGTAGTCTTTCCTGCAGAAGTATATCCTGCAAGTGATATGGTCTTAAATCCCATCCTTTTTCGACCTTGTCTGTGAAGCTCTCTTTGCTTTCCAGCTTTTTCAAGCTTTGATCTTATTGTTTGCATTCTATGTTTAATATCATTATAATACACATCAACTTCGAATTTTCCTATTCCCATAAATCCTGGCTGTTCTCCCATATTTGCTAGTCTAACTTTTTCTTTGGCTCTTGCCATTTCATATCGTAATTGTGCTAATTTTACTTGTAATTTTGATTCTGCACTTGACGCTCTGCTTTCAAAAATCTCAAGAATTAAAGCTTCTCTATCTAATACTTCCCTGTGTAACACTGTTGCCAAGTTATAGTTTTGACTTGGTTTCAAAATTTCATCATATATGATCACATCTGGCCTCAATTTTTCTGATATTTCCTCTAATTTTTCTAACACCCCTCCACTAATTCCATACTTTGGTTTTTGGAGAAAATTTTGTCTAATTATATGAACTACCTCATATCCTGCCGCATCACACAACCCTTTTGCTTCATTGATTGAATCTTCTTGATCATAAGTGATTAAAATTGCAGAATTCATTCTAACTCATTTTTTGATCTAATCTAAGATAATTGTATTGGACATACTTTTTGCAGTTAATTCAATTTTTTCAGCGTTTTTTCGATATTCATATTCAAAACTATCTCAGCTATATCGCTTGCATATTCTGAAATTCTCCTAATACTTTCAGTCATCCTTCTAACTCTGTAAACTTCCTCATCATCTTTTAATGACTTTGAGGCATCTCTGACTTTTTTTTCAAATTTTGCAATCTCATCAATTTTTTTGATTGTTTTTTCAGCTTGATTGTAATCTTCTTTGAATAATGCAAGACATGATTCATCTAAAACTGATAAACAAAATTCATTCATTTCTTGCAATTTTTGTAAAATCTCTTTCTTTACTGGTTTTTTAAATTCAATTAGATCCTTTGCAATAAATGCAGCGTGATCTCCAGTTCTTTCAATGTTTTTCACTACTAATCTATAACCTAGACAATTTCTAGCATTTCTAAAACCCATCTCTTTTAACATATGTTCATTTTGAATTGCAATCTTCAATTGTCTAATAATATAAAATCCAAATCTATCTACTTCATCATCTGTATTGATTACTTCTTGCGCTAATTCCAAATTATTTTCTTTAACTGCTAAAATTGCATCACTTGACATTGATTTTGCCAAGTGAATCATTCTTTTGAATGCTCCATCTACAGTTAATTCTAATAAATTAACAAGAACCTGTACTGTAATTCCTCCACTTGAATCAGCAATAATCTCCGAACCCATTAGCATTCTTTTTACTGCTTCTTTTACGGTGTTTCTTTGATGAGCATTTAATCTGCCATTTTTTGGTTTTACATTAATTGTCTTAAATCCCAAAAAATACAACGAAATTAGTTTTCTAACGATTGAAGATGCTTCTTCTTCTCCTTCAATTTCAATTACCGCATCTTCTTTTTTCTGAGTTCTTGATTCAAATTTTGGTGGATAAAGCTCTAATGTTGATGAACCTTTTCTAACCATTCTTATTTGATCCCCTTGTTTAAGACCTAATTCTGTGATCCATTGTTTTGGTAGGGAGACAATATATGATGATTTTCCAGTAAACTGAATTTTTCGTGTTTCTTCTCCATCTTCCATAATCTAAAGGGAAAATTCTATTCTATATAGATTGATCTTTAGAATATAGACTAACACTGAACTAATATTTAGAAGAGATTCTCTATGTATTGTGAATCATATTCTAAAATTACAACATACCCTTGATGCACTATTTGGGAATGGAACGTCAAAGTTTTTACCAAAAGATGTAGAAATGACCTTTTCAAGAAAAACAGGCAGAATAAGAACAGTATCCCATAAAGGAAAATTACTATGTACTTTGAGAATAGATGGAAGCTTGGCTATTAGCACTTATTTTGCTCAGATGTTATTACAAAATAAAAAATTTAAAGAAAATTGTGTTGTGATAAATGAAGATGCTGCTCCTTTTGTAGAACAGGGAAGATCCGTTTTTTGTAAACATGTTGTTACATGTGGAAAAAATGTCCAAATTGCTGGAGATGTACCTGTTTTATTCAAAAATCAAATTATAGCTGTTGGAAGGGCTATTCTATCTTCAGAAATGATATCTGATTTTCATAGAGGTGTAGCCATCAAAATCAGAGATAGTTTAAAAAGTCGTAATGAGGAACCAACATTATGATGCGAGGAGGAAACCGCGAAATGCGAAGAATGATGGATAAGATGGGTCTGGATATGAATGAATTATCTAATGTCCAAGAAGTTATTATTAAAACTGATAAAAAAGAAATCATTATCTCAAAACCTTCCGTAACTGAAATGAAAGCAAAAGATAATTCTATTTTTACGGTGACTGCTGATAGTTATGAAGAAAAAGAATTAGAAGTTCCAATTTTCTCTGAGGAAGATATACAACTCGTTAGCCAACAAGCTGGTGTTGATGAAGAAAAAGCAAAAAGTGCTTTAGAAGAAGCTGAAGGCGATTTGGCAAGAGCAATTTTGCTTCTAACCACAGGATAATATAGAAAATATTTTATTTTTATGATTTATCAATCTGTTTAGAGTCTAAAAAACAAAGAGATCAGCTAGTTGGATTCATAGCTGCTGCCCTTTCTTTGAGTTTGTTATCTACTAACGCATCAACATATTCTCCAGGTTGAGCTTGACATTTTCCTATGTTAACAGAATAACCATCTAAGGTTTCAGCAATACACCCATCGCTAGTTATTGCAATTATCTTTACCATTTCCATATTTTCTGCAGGAGTAACATACCACATCAGATATCCAAAGAGTAACACTGCTCCTATGACAATAACTCCTCCTACAACAAGTAGGGATCTTGTATTTGATGAACCATTCTGTTTATTTGGTTGTCCTTTAATTGCAGACATGTAAGTAATTTATCAAAAATCCCTTAAAAAGTAACTACACATTTTTCATAGCTAGTTTTCATATATGGAAACTGTTTGTGGAAATTGTTTTCGGATATTATATCTGGTTATGCCGTAACATAATTGAGGAAAATGTTAGAACAAAAACAAAAAGGTAGACTATCGCGACGTGCACTTTTATCTGTAATGATTATAGGTGTTGCAGTTGCTGTAGTTTTTACAGTGACTCCGTGGAATTATATTCCTACACAAGTCACTGAAAATGTCACTGTTATAGCAAACACGGAATACGGCTGTGTTGGAGAATCCCAATACGGACTTAGTGTTGTTGTATCTGAATGTGATGCAAAAGTAGGTGAGACAGTATCTGCCACATTTAATGTTCCTTCAGGAAAACTAAATGGATACTGGCAAGAACTTGAAAGAAGACAAAATCCTATGGTAAATGAATGGGATAGAAACGTTAGTGGTACTGGTTTCTCACCATAATTTTTTATTTAAAACTAAACTCGTTTGATTAGATTTTTCATCTTTTGATTTTCTTTGGAAGCAGGTTTTTAATTCGCATATTTCTTTTCTACTGCTTTAAAAAACGACATTCTTACTATTTCGTTTTCTCTATAATTTTAACTAGGTTGTTTTCGATCTCTTCTCCTGAAATTTTTAGATTATCATCAGACAGCATTGAAAGTAATGAGGTAGGTCTTGCTAAACTAATGAAATTCTCATTATTTTTTTGATAAACTGCAATAGTGCAAGGCAATAGCAACCCTAGATCCGGGTTTGCCTCTAAGACTTGCTTTGCTAGCTGAGGGTTACATACTTCCATTAGCTTGTAATTATCTGCAAAGTTCAGCCCTTTCTCAGATAGAATCTTTTTGAAATCTAGTGTTTCTAATACTCCAAATCCTATTTCTTTAAGATTATTGGTAAGATCAACTATTGCATTATCAATACTTTTTTCAGTTTTTACTGTATGTGTAAAACTCATTGTACTTAATTCACAACTAAACCATATATTAGCGAAAGACAATTTCCATCCTTGGAAATTATTTGTGGAAAATGTATTTTGGTATAATAATATCTCTGATATACTTGTTACATGAAACCAAAAAACATAGGAATTGTTGCATCCATAATAATTGGAATCACTATAATTGGTACAGTAACTCTGGAACAAAATTCCATACAAGACAGAGACATTAATGCAGTAAATTTTGAAACACTTGAAGGCTTACTTGAAAACAAAGAAAATGTTTTAGTTGTAGATATCAGAAATTCTGAAGAATATCAATTAGGACATTTGGTTGGTGCATCTCATGATGTTTTGGATTCTAAAACTCTGGAAAAGAGAGTAAAAACAATTCAAAATAGATTACCCTATGTAGTTGCACAATACAATTTTGTCTTAGTTGATGAGAATGGCGTTAGCGCAAAAAACACAGCTCAAACCATGACTGAAATGGGAATTCAGACATTCTATCTTGATGGCGGAATGATCAATCTGTCTGAAAATCTTGTTTCTAGCTCTCAAACCATAATTGATTCAGAAGGGTTGAGAAAAAAACTAGATGCCAATGAGGATTTGTACTTACTTGATGTAAGACAACCTGAGGAACTGCTTGAATCTAAAATCAACGGAGTGGTCAATATTCCTCTAGCTGAAATATTTCAACCAAACGGAATGGATTCTATTCCAACAGACAAACCAGTGGTGGTTATTTGTGGTTCAGGAAATCGAGCAACAATAGCAACTTATGCACTTGCACAAGAAGGAATTGATTTTCAAGTCTTAGAAGGAGGCATGAATGCATGGAACTCTCAAATTCTTTCAGGAATGTAAATTCCTGAATTTTTTATTTTCCTAAGCCAATATTATATTGTATAATAGTTTAGAGAGTAATAGGTTGGCTGATTTTAAAATTTTAGGGAGGGATTCTAAACTTCGAAAATCTATTCTTAAAGCACTCTCTGATGATTATTCTAGATCTATAATGAATTTTACCATAGAGCAACCAAAATCTGTAGTAGATATTGTTAAGGGCTGTGATATTCCAATGACTACTGCATATAGACGAGTTAATGAATTAGAAGAAAACAAAATTCTCAAAGTCACTGGCTCGGTTGTTACTGATGATGGCAAAAAATATTTTCTGTATCAAAACAGATTAAAATCAATCTATGTAATTTTTGGTTTAGAAGAACTAGATGTGCAAATTGTTGAAAATGAAGGTATGGGAACTAGTGCCTATTGGTAACTCAAATTTTCTAATTATTTAGGATATAGTTGATCAATTTTTCTTTTTAGACAAATTTAGAATATTATTAGTTACTAATTATAAAATTGGTTCTCAAATCCTATTTTTAGGCATAGATCACGCCTAGTAAGTGAATGATTTAAGTAATGGAATTATTAGATTTGATGTATAATGAGCAGTATGGCTGAATCCAAAGTCAATGGGATTATCAAATCTTTGAATATTTTGGAAGACGATCTGGAATCTTTAACTGGTA contains:
- a CDS encoding helix-turn-helix domain-containing protein, whose protein sequence is MADFKILGRDSKLRKSILKALSDDYSRSIMNFTIEQPKSVVDIVKGCDIPMTTAYRRVNELEENKILKVTGSVVTDDGKKYFLYQNRLKSIYVIFGLEELDVQIVENEGMGTSAYW
- a CDS encoding transcription factor, whose protein sequence is MVDKYEDPFVRIASMIGGDEYLKVARSLLKAEDATDEEIASSTGLRINMVRKVLYDLFGKSLITGIRVKDERKGWFVYRWRTRREEVEHFIENQKKKIEERLQQRLDYENASDFYHCGNEDCPRVTFENALEGMFKCPSCQNVLNLKKNDKSKKAYQKKIDEIKKDMQQTF
- a CDS encoding phosphate uptake regulator PhoU; amino-acid sequence: MEDGEETRKIQFTGKSSYIVSLPKQWITELGLKQGDQIRMVRKGSSTLELYPPKFESRTQKKEDAVIEIEGEEEASSIVRKLISLYFLGFKTINVKPKNGRLNAHQRNTVKEAVKRMLMGSEIIADSSGGITVQVLVNLLELTVDGAFKRMIHLAKSMSSDAILAVKENNLELAQEVINTDDEVDRFGFYIIRQLKIAIQNEHMLKEMGFRNARNCLGYRLVVKNIERTGDHAAFIAKDLIEFKKPVKKEILQKLQEMNEFCLSVLDESCLALFKEDYNQAEKTIKKIDEIAKFEKKVRDASKSLKDDEEVYRVRRMTESIRRISEYASDIAEIVLNMNIEKTLKKLN
- the hflX gene encoding GTPase HflX, which encodes MNSAILITYDQEDSINEAKGLCDAAGYEVVHIIRQNFLQKPKYGISGGVLEKLEEISEKLRPDVIIYDEILKPSQNYNLATVLHREVLDREALILEIFESRASSAESKLQVKLAQLRYEMARAKEKVRLANMGEQPGFMGIGKFEVDVYYNDIKHRMQTIRSKLEKAGKQRELHRQGRKRMGFKTISLAGYTSAGKTTLFNKATGETRTQSKELFTTLTTTTRRLTIDQEPFLIADTVGFISKLPAYMIDAFKSTLEELSHTDVIILVVDISDSVTELKKKFSSCMRTLSELGVEQDKVVFALNKSDLLKNEEIERKINFLNLTENKKVISVSGKTGKNIKQLKELIKKITENQDFHKPKNGNWKEVKKSFDN
- a CDS encoding rhodanese-like domain-containing protein; its protein translation is MKPKNIGIVASIIIGITIIGTVTLEQNSIQDRDINAVNFETLEGLLENKENVLVVDIRNSEEYQLGHLVGASHDVLDSKTLEKRVKTIQNRLPYVVAQYNFVLVDENGVSAKNTAQTMTEMGIQTFYLDGGMINLSENLVSSSQTIIDSEGLRKKLDANEDLYLLDVRQPEELLESKINGVVNIPLAEIFQPNGMDSIPTDKPVVVICGSGNRATIATYALAQEGIDFQVLEGGMNAWNSQILSGM
- a CDS encoding PUA domain-containing protein, which encodes MNHILKLQHTLDALFGNGTSKFLPKDVEMTFSRKTGRIRTVSHKGKLLCTLRIDGSLAISTYFAQMLLQNKKFKENCVVINEDAAPFVEQGRSVFCKHVVTCGKNVQIAGDVPVLFKNQIIAVGRAILSSEMISDFHRGVAIKIRDSLKSRNEEPTL
- a CDS encoding DUF302 domain-containing protein; translated protein: MSFTHTVKTEKSIDNAIVDLTNNLKEIGFGVLETLDFKKILSEKGLNFADNYKLMEVCNPQLAKQVLEANPDLGLLLPCTIAVYQKNNENFISLARPTSLLSMLSDDNLKISGEEIENNLVKIIEKTK
- a CDS encoding tRNA (cytidine(56)-2'-O)-methyltransferase; the encoded protein is MIIEVVRIGQRLVRDDRVTTHVALVSRGFGAEKIYMTEINPEIKDTIGKINKTWGGDFEIEFIEKWKPIVKKKKEEGFKIVHLSMYGESVNNIQEEIRKEENLLVVVGAEKVPREIYDLADYNVGVGSQPHSEISALAILLDRIQMGKQFEKEFPNAKRKIIPTKKGKNVQVKETRD
- a CDS encoding nascent polypeptide-associated complex protein yields the protein MMRGGNREMRRMMDKMGLDMNELSNVQEVIIKTDKKEIIISKPSVTEMKAKDNSIFTVTADSYEEKELEVPIFSEEDIQLVSQQAGVDEEKAKSALEEAEGDLARAILLLTTG